In the genome of Botrytis cinerea B05.10 chromosome 5, complete sequence, one region contains:
- the Bcdld1 gene encoding Bcdld1: MSFPRRVPSSALLSSLRTSSSRSQFCLRSPASRLRYASTEQNLGEGRSFKGQLYESTQARLIKERAERQQYSKNRNESAGGKNSALTFVIISVAIGGYYFGSYRNPGAPTSSTTPLSTTKPLRHNTGRSNLESAWADFVEIVGKENVSTIDSDLESHSGSEWSSHLRKPSEVPFMVVSPSSTEQVSEIMKICHRRKIPVTAYSGGTSLEGHYAPTRGGICIDFGRMNKILKLHKDDMDVIVQPAVGWELLNEELAKDNLFFPPDPGPGAMIGGMVGTGCSGTNAYRYGTMREWVMNLTVVLADGTIIKTRQRPRKSSAGYDLTKMFIGSEGTLGLVTEATLKVTTKPNTTSVAVCSFESIKQAADCVGKVVTEGVPIAAIEILDDNQMLSINKSGMTTKAWLEAPTLFFKFAGTPNAVKEQISIVQRLAKATGSKTFEFAKNAEEQVELWSARKEALWSVMAMREKDGDHVWTSDVAVPMSRLPEIIEETKADLAKSGLFASIVGHVGDGNFHTIVLYNDTQRQIAEEVMHRMVKRAVEMEGTVTGEHGVGLIKRDYLNHELGENTVDAMRRLKFAFDPLCLLNPDKVVRVEKPKQGEVSEW; this comes from the exons aTGTCGTTCCCCAGAAGGGTCCCTTCATCGGCCCTGCTGTCTAGCTTACGCACATCCTCATCTCGATCCCAATTTTGTCTCCGATCCCCCGCAAGCAGATTAAGATATGCATCCACAGAGCAAAACTTGGGAGAAGGTCGTTCATTCAAAGGGCAGCTTTACGAAAGCACCCAGGCGCGATTGATCAAGGAACGCGCAGAGAGGCAGCAGTACTCTAAGAATCGAAATGAAAGCGCTGGAGGAAAGAATTCGGCTTTGACATTCG TTATTATATCGGTGGCTATAGGAGGATATTATTTCGGCTCCTACAGAAATCCCGGTGCACCTACGTCTTCCACTACCCCTCTTTCAACCACAAAGCCTCTTCGACATAATACAGGCCGttcgaatctcgaatctgCGTGGGCGGACTTTGTCGAAATAGTGGGCAAGGAAAATGTTTCTACCATTGATTCGGATTTGGAGAGCCATTCGGGTAGTGAATGGTCCTCTCATTTGAGAAAGCCTAGTGAAGTACCATTCATGGTGgtttccccttcatcaacaGAGCAAGTTAGCGAGATCATGAAGATTTGCCATCGAAGGAAAATACCCGTTACTGCATATAGTGGAGGCACAAGCTTGGAAGGTCATTATGCTCCCACACGAGGTGGCATTTGCATAGATTTTGGAAGGATGAACAAAATTTTGAAGCTACATAAagatgatatggatgtgATAGTTCAACCAGCTGTTGGCTGGGAACTCCTCAATGAAGAGCTGGCGAAGGATAATCTATTCTTCCCTCCAGATCCAGGTCCGGGCGCCATGATAGGAGGAATGGTAGGAACTGGATGCAGTGGGACAAATGCATATAGATATGGTACCATGAGGGAATGGGTCATGAATTTGACTGTTGTCCTAGCTGACGGAACAATCATCAAAACAAGACAGAGACCTAGAAAAAGCAGTGCTGGATATGATTTGACTAAGATGTTTATCGGGAGCGAAGGAACACTAGGATTGGTTACTGAGGCTACATTGAAGGTCACTACGAAACCAAATACTACCAGCGTGGCAGTATGCAGTTTTGAAAGTATCAAACAAGCAGCGGATTGTGTTGGAAAGGTTGTCACCGAAGGCGTACCTATCGCCGCCATCGAGATCTTGGATGACAATCAAATGCTGAGCATTAACAAATCCGGCATGACAACCAAAGCATGGCTCGAAGCACCCACacttttcttcaaattcgcTGGGACGCCTAATGCTGTCAAAGAGCAGATCAGTATTGTTCAAAGGTTAGCAAAAGCAACAGGAAGcaaaacttttgaatttgcGAAGAATGCAGAAGAACAAGTAGAGTTATGGAGtgcaagaaaagaagctTTATGGTCTGTCATGGCCATGCGGGAAAAAGATGGTGATCATGTTTGGACTTCAGATGTTGCTGTACCAATGAGTCGATTGCCGGAAATTATTGAAGAGACGAAAGCGGATTTGGCCAAGAGTGGATTGTTTGCTTCCATCGTGGGGCACGTTGGAGATGGTAACTTTCACA CTATTGTCCTTTACAATGATACCCAAAGACAAATCGCAGAAGAAGTAATGCATCGAATGGTCAAGAGAGCCGTGGAAATGGAGGGTACTGTGACTGGTGAGCATGGAGTTGGACTGATCAAGAGAGATTATCTGAACCATGAATTGGGCGAGAACACAGTTGATGCTATGAGAAGG CTGAAATTTGCATTCGACCCCTTGTGTTTGCTGAATCCGGACAAGGTTGTGAGAGTCGAGAAGCCTAAGCAAGGAGAAGTTTCAGAATGGTAG
- the Bcamd2 gene encoding Bcamd2: MVETNQEPRKWVGYPSPKEGPNVPFIRTDDKNPAFRGWLLVVVGWLVSKIGFIQGPLWNNAKMNALRDIKGLDEYFERWDPTVIPLAIDSSSIAALDDSNIESVPVVPEDSAERYRSAAEYHTLYRTGKLTPLAVAESLLPLIRRDISPPGAYSVAFTESNVEEILEAAKASTLRYQQGNPLSILDGVPTGIKDDSDVAGYRSHGGRKKNDLLFIAAKESTWIVQQWQKSGALIMGKLNMHELGSDTTNNNPNWGTPKNPHNYNYYPGGSSGGPAYAVSSGLIPFALGSDGGGSIRIPSSFCGLYGLKPSHSRVQNTGSTVTVNGPLASTMADLEVAYRIMAKPNPSDPVAALFSPPESLRAARPKVIGIYKDWFDRAEPSVHDLCTKFVDHCEKSLGYTVVPITIPYCPEGQLAHAMTILTNMASRAKNLPFSASNWLKDATPSNKILLTMGAYTPARDYLLAQQLRNLLMQHLSFLFKKYPGLIIVTPTTPIPGWEIEHEGDLQHGAFDPNKSLRNMEYVWLANFTGVPGINCPVGYVDPKKGEGKIPVGIMGSAEWGGEEVLIEFGKEAEVWLGRENEGGGRKLPRGWVDIVKAAKEKADGKVVEGN; this comes from the exons ATGGTTGAAACAAATCAAGAACCCCGCAAATGGGTCGGTTACCCTTCTCCCAAAGAAGGTCCCAATGTACCATTTATAAGAACGGATGACAAAAATCCTGCATTTCGAGGATGGCTTTTGGTGGTAGTTGGGTGGCT TGTTTCTAAAATTGGGTTCATTCAAGGCCCCTTATGGAACAATGCCAAAATGAATGCATTGAGAGATATCAAGGGTTTAGATGAGTACTTTGAAAGGTGGGAT CCTACGGTAATTCCACTCGCGATTGATTCATCATCTATTGCAGCATTGGATGATTCCAATATTGAGTCCGTTCCTGTCGTCCCAGAGGACTCGGCTGAACGATATCGTTCTGCGGCTGAATACCATACCCTTTATCGCACCGGAAAATTAACCCCACTAGCCGTCGCGGAATCACTTCTTCCCTTGATCAGGAGAGATATCAGTCCACCGGGAGCTTACTCTGTTGCATTTACTGAGAGTaatgttgaagaaattctaGAAGCTGCCAAAGCATCAACCCTGCGGTACCAGCAAGGGAATCCTTTGAGTATCCTTGATGGCGTCCCTACTGGTATCAAAGATGACAGTGACGTTGCAGGATATAGAAGTCatggaggaaggaaaaagaatgaTTTGTTGTTTATTGCTGCAAAAGAGTCGACTTGGATCGTTCAACAGTGGCAAAAGTCTGGTGCTCTCATCATGGGGAAGCTAAATATGCATGAGCTTGGTTCCGATACTACTAACAACAACCCAAATTGGGGCACTCCGAAGAATCCACACAATTACAATTATTACCCCGGTGGTTCTTCCGGGGGCCCTGCTTATGCAGTTTCTTCTGGGCTAATTCCTTTTGCTCTTGGGTCAGATGGTGGCGGAAGTATTCGcattccatcatcattttgTGGTCTTTATGGATTGAAGCCTTCACATTCACGGGTTCAAAACACTGGAAGCACGGTTACCGTTAATGGTCCTCTTGCATCAACTATGGCTGATCTCGAAGTGGCATATCGAATTATGGCAAAGCCTAATCCGTCTGATCCGGTTGCTGCGCTATTTAGTCCTCCAGAATCTCTTCGAGCTGCACGTCCAAAAGTCATCggaatttataaagattgGTTCGACCGAGCTGAACCATCTGTTCATGATCTATGTACCAAATTTGTGGATCACTGTGAAAAGTCTCTTGGCTATACTGTTGTCCCAATCACAATTCCGTACTGTCCTGAGGGTCAACTTGCCCACGCTATGACTATTCTCACGAATATGGCCTCACGTGCAAAAAATCTCCCATTCTCGGCCTCGAATTGGCTCAAGGATGCCACTCCCTCAAACAAGATACTTCTCACAATGGGTGCATATACTCCAGCTCGGGATTATCTCCTTGCGCAACAACTTCGCAACCTACTCATGCAGCATCtgtctttccttttcaaaaaataccCTGGTCTCATCATCGTTACTCCTACCACACCAATTCCAGGCTGGGAAATAGAACACGAGGGAGACTTGCAACATGGAGCATTCGACCCAAATAAAAGTCTTAGGAATATGGAATATGTATGGTTGGCCAATTTCACAGGTGTTCCGGGTATTAATTGTCCTGTTGGGTATGTAGATCCGAAAAAAGGAGAAGGTAAAATCCCAGTAGGGATAATGGGGAGTGCAGAGtggggaggagaagaagtttTGATTGAATTCGGGAAAGAGGCTGAAGTTTGGCTGGGAAGGGAAAATGAAGGGGGTGGGAGGAAATTGCCGAGGGGCTGGGTGGACATTGTGAAGGCGGCAAAGGAGAAGGCGGATGGAAAGGTGGTTGAGGGAAATTGA